Genomic segment of Panicum virgatum strain AP13 chromosome 2K, P.virgatum_v5, whole genome shotgun sequence:
atgctggatgatgttgTACAAGCATGTCCAGGGCGCCATCGCACCAACGACTCAGAAGAGCCCCCAAGATGGCAGCTCTAGTACGGCCAGCAACGTGCACGCCTTGCGGGGCGACGGCTGTAGGTTATcactagataggattgagtgtgtttctcctttgtaatgatttggtgcctacgtgtggtccagagaGGTAAAGGTCCGCTCGTGTAAACCCGatctctggcttcatcgcacaaacaggcgacaccagcaagtggtccagagcggtagaggtccgccctcgtaatcccgacctcttaTGTACACCACGAGTCAAGcaataaaggagatttgctttctcAGTCCTATCTTTACTTTAACCTAATAACACTTGTTCGTTCAACCTGCATGTTTCTTTCTCCTGCACGGAGTTTTTTCTTtagttgctaacaatccaaattgAGTTGCTAGCTTGTGGTCAAgttgggacaccccttctagctggaaggcagttcggacccctagggacctgctcaggagaagtggtgcccgtatcctggggtagagaagttctgcgtagcttagcctggtaatgtaccctaagcctacgtacttcactgccctgttacgagtctcctagtatccgagtctgctgtcactagaggtcccgggctcctttctagtataaggccaGGTTTCCTACACCTTGCTACAAGGACCGGTGACGTAATTCATGGGATCGTCAGCAatgatccaagtccactccggtggcccgctccggcggagaccgctcgccacggtcgatccaagtccactccggtggcccgctccggcggagaccgctcgccacggtcgatccaagtccactccggtggcccgctccggcggagaccgctcgccagggtcgatccaagtccactccggtggcccgctccgcgcggagaccgctcgccacggtcgatctaagtccactccggtggcccgctccggcggagaccgctcgccacggtcgctccaagtccactctggtggcccgctccggcggagaccgctcgccacggtcgctccaagtccactccggtggctcgctccggcggagaccgctcgccacggtcgatccaagtccactccggtggcccgctccggcggaggccgctcgccacggtcgctccaagtccactccggtggcccgctccggcggagaccgctcgccacggtcgcctggagccgggtccggggaagtAGTGCTAGCTCCCTGGGCGGTTCAAGGTCCGAGCAGCCGCTTAGctcggttccgtaccctaagcctgcaccttcgccgccctgcggagagcgctctagtacctgaacctggcaacaagtgctacggccttgaaggggtccggagcactcGCTCTCAACATGAGCACGCCAACACAATCAGCATTGCGTCACaataatggccccacctgcaggttcgtacctctcccgaggtgggcccgggggccactgtcggtacctctggactagggtaccacctcttgctgtgtcaagactcgtagttatccgtaactacaccCAAAGGAGCTgagtaaccggacccctggggtccgactccatctcaccggaccaatgGTCTCGGACCCGTATCCCGCTCGGggtcgggtccggtgtcaccacgtgtcccggagaagaaAGCACTCAGACAAAACAGCCAGGGGCCctggacctcccacggggtcccggacccccatatactatccggacccctcggcagggagggaatagacaccccgcctggggggtccggagccgccacgtgtccgcagacgCAGATACGCACGCGGCTGCCAAGCctcctcgggaagacttggcCACCTACCACATTCAATGCAGGAGGCGTTAAAGAGCGCTCTgtcacagcagagcccgagtaGACTTTCGCTAGGCTATACTGTTGACCGCGTGTTACCAAGGTACACTATACAGCTGCTGGCGCCActcacgccacgcgcgtcagtctgctacaccagttagacacgacaactcggcgacggagtatcataacgcctacacggtagacccaacagtctacgccgcaacctacactgccttaACGGGCGCCTCACTGATGagacaggagaagacccccctcggccagagagtctacaggacgatgaagtgtatccggcaagagattctacatcactgtagcaccactactgtctagtaaaatatacatccttgttgggcccacctgtcggggtccgacgcctgtgtacgcgtcctccttgctctataaaagggagacgcccgttagaggaaGGCTCAAGTAAAAAGGGAGACTtgggggcagaggatagactcattcattcctagtgcaatacaccacacagtggatgtagggtattacgctccggcggcccgaaccactctaaatccgtgtgttcttgcgttcttgccccgaagctagatcggcctagtagcttagcacttccccgagtactccccctcagggaataggcgggtgcgttccgccacccagctgtgggtacccccaaaagcccgCGACAGACGTAAAAAAAAAGTGATACTCCCTCCCTCGGGTTCCTAAACAAGTCCATTTGAGTTTGATGGGAGAAGGCCGAAGGGAGCGCGCCAATGCGAGAAACACATGTCCCTCCAAGGGAAGCATGTTGTGGTGGAAATGGGTGTGTGCACATCCTGTAGACTGGCAAGCTCGATGAAAAATGTGATCTCGCTTTCGCTCCAATTAGACAGGCAGCCTATGTCGAGCCCCGGACAGACAACACCAAGTTGTCATGTCCTGTGATTGATAGGAATCCAATATCAGGGACCACAGGGATAACTAGGTGGATTCGAAATAGATGAAGGAGAAGTTGGATTAGGGAGGACTGGAGGAGGAAGATACATTACGCCATTATTCTCCCCCTCAGGATTTAAGCCGGGCTCATGGCCAAACACACCGCCTTGATGAGTGGCAAGTGCGGATGCGATTTATAATAGCATCCTGTATTGGCTTTTAGGATAACCGATGTTGATGAAAGATTAAgaatttaattattattataaataaaattatatatattttcATCATAATAGAAACTAAAGATAAATAAAATGATTGCTGTCATATCATTATTTAGAGGAGATTAATAAATATAGATAATGATAGTAGAGtcatagcaaacaaaactattaTTCCAACAAAGCTAAATTTCAATTCCTTTTAACAATTTGGCACACTATGCAATAAATAAGATGATGCcgttgagaaaaaataaatttacGAACAATAATTAGATGTAAAAAAGTGAAAGATATATTTCTAATCTatatcaatactagccgcgcaagtACGCGGGCTGCCTCCCTAGTTTGATCTGAATCTTCACTGGCTCTACCGGATCCTTTGCCCTCCAGCTTACGGAAACCCAAGAGGTGAGTTGATGGCCGTATTCTGACAAATGGACCTCGTGCATGTGTGTCGTGGGCTGGACGCACATGAGATTGGATAGGGAAAAATTCGATTGGTGATACAAAATTGTTTTCAATTGAGTAAATACTAGTTAGAAATTCCAAAAAGATCTTGATAGAGTAAATTTCACCGGCggtccctgaacttgtcccgagttctcatcccggtcccggtactctcaaaatgcacgtctaggtccctgaacttgtcccgagttctcatcccggtcctggtactctcaaaatgcacgtctaggtccctaaacttgtcccgagttctcatcccggtccaTGAACTTGCTAATCTGTTTCATATAGGTCAAAACCTCCATAACATGCGCTCCAAACAGTACGATTAAGTGAACTGATAGGTGGGGCCCATATGGTAGTcacacctctcccttctccctcctctcttgctcCCAACGTCGGcgcccatggccatggccatctTCAACCTTGAGAATGAGGAAGGGGGCAGGCTCGAGCGAGGgggtcgccggctcgccggccggggcggcgctgtgcgggctCGCGGGCGCTGGACCGGGACCAGGACCGGAGCGGGGCTCGCCCGCCAgggcgcgccggcggtggtggccatggaGGGCGCCGCCCTCGGGGTGGCACGACATCCACAGGGAGCGGGGTAGCCGAGGGTCGCGTGGGATGACGGCCTTGACGGCAGCGCGGCTGGGTAGGGAGGGCGTGgggccggtggaggggcggcggggaTGCGGGGTCCGCCGTCGGCGTGGCCAAGCGGCGGTTGGGGCATGAACGAggaccggggcggcgcggagctgaGGTCCATCGTGGCAGCGCAGGCGCACGGGTGGCGACGGACGCTAGGGGTGGGGTCCGGCGGCGCCCAtacagagggaggagggagaagggagaggtgtgACTGCCATATGGGCCCCACCTAATCAGTTCACTTAATCGTACTGTTTGGAGCGCATGTTATGGAGATTTGGACCTATATGAAACAGATTAGCAAGTTCAtggaccgggatgagaactcgggacaagttcatggacctagacgtgcattttgagagtatcGGGACTgggatgagaactcgggacaagttcagggacctagacgtgcattttgagagtaccgggaccgggatgagaactcgggacaagttcatggacctagacgtgcattttgagagtaccgggaccgggatgagaactcgggacaagttcagggaccGCTGGTGAAATTTACTCATCTTGATATTACGGAGATGATATTACGGAGATGGGAAATTGTATTTTTTTGTGCAGAAGACTCATCGGGACGCCTACGTGATAGCGCGCGTAGCATAAACGCCCCTCCCCAGCCCACCACGACACCGCGCGGAGGCCTTTCGATCGTGGAAGACGATAAATCGGGGCGCACCGAGTTGTTCGTTCCTTAGCTCCGATCGCACAGGCCCCCTACCGGACACCGCCAACATCCATGTTCTGTCACATTTTTTCTGTCACCTGCAATACTTATCACCTGCTATCTGTATCTTTTCTATCACATTTTTTCTAAGTCATTGAAATGTTAGTCCGTGTTTCATTTACCAGCAGATGATTTTGAGCCACACAAGATTTATCTCATCTCCTAAATTTGGGCTGAACATTGTAGATAGCAGGCCCAAGCTTGTTGCTGGTTCCCCAGAAGGATTTCCTGGTCATGTTGATGGGAAGGTTCGAGAGGCAAGGATGAACCATCCAAAGGGATTTACAGTGGATGATAGGGGTAACATCTATGTGGCTGATGCCATGAACATGGCCATTAGAAAGAtcagtgatacaggtaagctaAAATGTCCTGTGGTAGTGTAGATCCATATGCTTTTGTCTGTTCCTTGTGCATCCTATGTTTTCCTTTTGGTTCTATAGCTGGTCTTGTCTAGCATGTATTCAGCAACTGGATCCAAAACTACATTCCGAAATATTAAACTGGTCTTGAGTAAATCAGCTTTGAGTCTCTGCAATGCATTGTGATGTCGGAATATTAAACTGAGTGCTAATTACTGAAAGTTTCATTTAGAACAGCCAACTTTGGGTTTCAAATGGTTTTGTCTGCAAATCAGTTCTTTAGCTGGCTTTGTTCTCTGTTCTCAACCTTCTGTTGTAATTTTGCAGACTTATCTACATTTTTAGAGCTGTTTTCAACGTCATTCAGTGCTTACCCTACAGGCAGCTCTGGAAACATATCTGGTGACTCTGTTCAAGGAAACAAATCTGTGAGAGGGCTTAGGTTCTCTGCTGTCCTATCCTAGGATATTAAGGATCCAAACGATACTATGAAATTAAACTGTGTAAATGATGTACTCTCTTGGTTTGATGATGCTTGTAAAAACTCCAGTTATGGATTTGTGGTTGGTGATGATGGGAAATTTAGAACCCGTGCTTATTTTGTAAGTATGCAATTTGTCTGTGGCGTTACCATGGACAGCTTACTAGTAAATCTAGTAAACCAATAAGATCAAACAAaagttgaaaagaaaaaaaatagggaAAACAGCGTTCTTTTCTTGTTCGTCGACGATGCAAAGCCGTTGACCGCTGACGCGCGCGTGCCGTTCAACGGGCACGAGAGGTTGGCGTAGAGCAGCAGCAGTATACATGATGTTGGCGTGCGAGAAACGCCGCGCCCCCACGCACGCACGCGGGGAAGTTTCCGCCGCTCAAAACTTTATTCGGAGCAAGCCGCCGGTTCGGTCGTGGCAGGGAAATGTCGACGCCGAGTTGTCCTTGTTCTCCTCCTCGGGTCGGCGACCCCACCACCGCCTTGGCTGGCTGGCGGGCTGGGCCAGGCTGGCGTGCGCAACTGGGCGGCATGTGAAGGCgacccgcgcccgccgccgccgaatcgcGAGCGATCACCGCGTCCACATGCGTGTCCAACGTGTCCCGTCCGATTCGGCAGgagcctttttctttctttcttttatttatttttcatcattcaaattCAATTCGAAAAAACCCTACGAACCCAATCGAGGCccaggcccggcccggcccgggcgCCGCCTATATAAGCCGGGAGGCGAGCCAGTCCCGCACAATACGCCGGCGCTAGCTCTAGTCTTGCGAGCCACGAAAGAAAGAAGCAAACAgatctgcctgcctgcctgccgctTGTTCTTCCTCCCCTCCGGGCTCCGGCGATCCGATCCGAACGATggcgtccgccgccgcggggtcGTGGTCGAAGCGGTGGATCCGGCCGGAGGTGTGGCCGCTCTTCTTCGCGACTGGCACGGCCGTCGGCATCTGCGGGATGCAGCTCATCCGCAACATCACCGGCAACCCGGAAGTCAGGTGCGTGCGTGCTGTGCTCATCGATCAGGATGCATGTATAGATCGAAGATGATCAATTCGTTAGATCTGCTGCTCGTGCTGTGTTGCGTATGCGAAGCTTTTAGTTGGTTGGATTGGATTGGGTTGGGTTCGGCGGTGGGTGCGTGTGGTGACGATCAGAAATAAATTAAACGACCAACTGCTGCTTCCGCCGCAGGGTGCTCAAGGAGAAGAGGGCGGCGGGCGTGCTGGAGAACCACGACGAGGGGAAGAGGTACTCGCAGCACGGCTTCAGGAAGTTCATCGACGGCAGGAAGCCCGAGATCATGGAGAACCTCAACTCGTGGATGGCGGACCCGCCCAAGTAGTAGATCAATCCGTCTCCATATCTACCGCGGCCGATGGCTCATCTGGTCGGCCGCACAATTTTAATTATTCTTGACATTCAGCAGCTGTTACCGTGATTGTCTGCGGTACGTTTATTTTTGTATCACCGTAAACATACTCCTCCTATATTCTTAACAACAAGAACAAATATGTGACAGCATGCATGCTGTCATGGCCCTGGCTGTGAACGGGCAtattcaaagtttttttttcctcattTTGGGACGCGAATATAATTCTTGTTGCTCTCGTTCTGAATAACCTTAACAGTTGGGTGCCTTGTtgaatcttcttttttttggttAGCTAACTAGTACTGTATATGCGTTGCTTGGCCTTTCTGAATTCTTGAACAAACTGATGCGATGTGCGCGCGTGACCTTTACGAACGACGGAGCAAGTTGGAAACAGAGGCTGCGTTTGCATTGGCTACGACGGCCTCCACCGGCCGTTCGTTGCGTTGTGCCATGTGAAATGAAAAAGGCTCCGAGACGCAGTCCAGGCTGTTGACGCTCGGCGCGGCTCGCGTGCGCCCACGACGCTGCTGCTTCCGCGACCCCCTCTGTGCTAGTTTGAAGGGTAATCCGGCCGCCCAACTTGTTGCCGGGTTGGGAATTGGGCCGTTGTTGCGACTGGGCCTCTCGGTGTTGGCGGCCTTTCTCTATCTTGACCACGGCCTGCTCGCTGGCTGGGCTGAATTACGGGAGGTAAACACCAAGGTTGCCGGAACAAAATTTCTAGTAAATTATTCGTATTCGGGTTGCCGCTGGCCGCTTCACGTCCGCATCAGCCGCAAGGACGCCTGCGGCCTAATGCGGCTGCCCGCATGCCGCCGCGAGTCTTTTGCGGGCTTTGTGGCAACCCGCATCGCCGTGTGCCATCACGAGGCATGAGCTGGCTGTTACACTGGCGGCAACATTGGAGCCTGTTTGCTGGGTGCAAAGCTTTGCTTGCACATTAAGCTCTGGAGTCTGGCGTCAGTATCTCATCTGCCTCGCGTCACGTTTGATTACGCGTCGTGAGCTCGTATGgatggtgaagatgtcagcgcgcggcggcgaatgCGCTATGATCTGGCGGCCGTTGCGGCGCCGCTGGGTACCGCGACCAGAGCCGCGTGCCCCGCTCCAGCGTTGCGGGTTTGCGGCGCAGGCTATGCGGGTTCGTGGCGCGGGCTGAGCTGGTGTGTTCGCAGCAAAGCCCGCCCCGCCTGCATTCTGAATTCGTATCCTATACATGTCTCTTGCAGACGAAAATCCTAtatattttttggaaaaaattttcTTCCCCATCTTCCAATGTTTAAGATCTGTGCAAACTATATCGTCCGTTAGATCTATTTATCTCTAACCTTCTTCTTCCTGCTTGCTCACCACGCGCGGCCGCCGCACCTActgcgtgctgctgctgccgccgccactgccgcgcgctgctgccgctgcgCTGCGGCAGCTGCTGCTTGCGTCTCGCGGCGTCCGTTGCTGCTTGCGGctttttgctgctgctgctttttgCTGCTGCGGCCGCTGCTACCGTGCCGCGCTGCGCGCTGCTGTTGTTGCGTTGCCAATGCTGCtgcccgcctcgcgccgccgccaaagAGAAACACGAAGCTCGCTTGAGAAGAACTCTATTCAATATTTCCATTTTAGTATTTTTAACATTTTAGGTTTCTAATTTCAACATTTCGTCTTCATcatttcaacattttaaaaGCCAAATGTTGAATATGTTTAACAAAATATTGAGCTGATTCTATCAAAATGTTGAACATATTTGTAGTAGATAATTGGGCTAAAGTGGGCTTTAAAGATCGATGGCTTATCTATCTTTCAGAAGATAGATAGGAGCCCCCTCCTGCGGAAGGCCGACACAATTCTATTTTGTGTACTAGAAGTTAAAATAAAATCCAACAGGGAATCCACAGATATAATTGCTATATAATTAATATGCGTTATTTTTTGATGAGTAAATTATTCCAAAGCTTATTATGACTCATGCACAACGACAACGCATGTCTATTTCGTACATCTATACATACTACAATTGAAAATGTAATCCACGAGAGAACTCACACATAAGATTGGGATATAGTATGCATTAATTTGTAGTAAATTATTATGCTATAGCTTATGTCTACAGTCTGTTTTGTATATCTATATACTacaattaaaaatgaaaaccatgaGGAATCTCATAGATGTACTAATTAGGATATAGTACATATTAATTTGTAATAAATTATTCCATATATTAtgtctcatgaaaaagacaacaCGAGTCTTTTGGTGCAATATAATTTGGATATAGTAAATTATTCCATATATTATGAATATAATATCAGATGCAACTTAAGATATCGGTGCAATATAATGCAGCCGCGCCATAATCTTCTCTCATCTTTTGGTGCGATCCTTAGCTTCTAAGGTATTGTATAGTTAGCAAATGTTTTCACTCACTAAATGTGTATATCTTTTACATTTAATTTCTACTCAACTATAAATTGCCCTATCTTTTCCAAAATCTTATATTTGTTTTAGGTATACGGTTAACTATAATCATTGAGATCATATATCTATAATTCTTTAATTTGTTGGAAGTCTAACTATTAACTATATATTATGCATGCTATACCATAGTGGCGCTCGATAGAGGTGTCTGAATTTTCATAATGAGATGCGAAATGTCATGAACTAATATATGCCACGGGCATAGAAGGAAGGTGTCGCATGGTATATAACATGGTACTGTACATTTGTCAATGTGAAATATAGAAAGTCTAGGTGATGTAATAAGGTTTTGTTTCATGTTGTAAACGATTGAAGTTAGGTTTTCATGGTAAAACCCCGACAAAAAGAAGTGGAATTGTCATATTGCAATGCAAAATGGCCCATAAAGAACAACATGAAGTGGAGTGCTGGCGAAGGGATAGATCTACTAGCGCACAAGAGAAGACTAGGTATGGAAGATTGGTTGGGGAATAAGTTTTGTCTTGTGGCATCAGTGAGACACTATCCCAATTAGGAtgtaaattttatttttcatttcaaGTTTCTAATTCCGTAAACAATTCAAAAAAGACCAATGCATAACATAACATCTAGAGATCGCATGAGCAGAGAGGAGTGTGGCCCATGCCACACCTAATGTAGAATGGATCCATGAATCTTTCATGGAGTTCATGTGCTCTCCACATTACCTTTGGATACATGATAAGCATTCGGTGATTCGTAAGCCAttcaaagaaaaggaaaacaaaacaaCATTGTCTTTCCTTTTGTCCCTCTCTTTGGTACTGCATTTATGATTGGGTACTCATGTTTCAACAAGAAGCCCTAGTATATTATGTATATCTATCTAGATCCTATAATTTAAAATGAAAATCCATAGGGGAACTTATAAAATATAAATgggatatactccctccatccaagtATGATTGATATATTTGCACAtggcacaatgaccaagggTAACAAATTTGcttatcaatctactctttatctCTCACGAGTATTAATCTCTTAAATCTTTTTCTCCTCATTTCTGCAGTCGTTTGTCGTTGGGACTCATTGTCTCCCACGAGTTTTAACAGCTACGGACCCACATGGGGGCAAAGCCGTTGCCTCTGTGATCCATCCCGAGGTGTGCATGGCCATCGGAGTtactgcaacggggaggcgaaTGGACATCCTCGTGGAAAAAATGAGGCGGAGGCAAATGCATCGATCAAAACTgaatttttcaatttttgaaatatactccctccttccccgtttataaggcatggtggaacatgacacggtcttctaaacaacactttgactatttatttatcatatattatatcacttttgattataaacttataatcattgtaaactatgtttgattatgaatccaatcatatgaaatttgcattataaaaataaaaatttaatagtcaaattattggtcaaagatgagaagatttgaatcttgatatacgtgtatgccttataaacggggaaggagggagtatcaaTCATACTTGGATGGAGAGAGtagtatattttaattttagATAGATTCTTCCATATCTTTTGCATATCAACTTGGATACAACTCAAGTCTCTAGAAATTGTTCCACTCAATAAATTCCTCTTCAACATATTCATTTATTTGAAACTGTCACCTATTCTAGCCCTACCCCACAATCCTCTCTCAGCCTTCGTTGCAGTCCCTTCCAAAGTATTGAGTAGCTAGTAGTTGTTTCACTCTGTAAATGCCCttatcttttatatttatttctaCTCAACCGCCAACTACTCCATATTTTCTCCAAAATCCTATAC
This window contains:
- the LOC120695138 gene encoding proline-rich protein HaeIII subfamily 1-like, with protein sequence MDLSSAPPRSSFMPQPPLGHADGGPRIPAAPPPAPRPPYPAALPSRPSSHATLGYPAPCGCRATPRAAPSMATTAGAPWRASPAPVLVPVQRPRARTAPPRPASRRPPRSSLPPSSFSRLKMAMAMGADVGSKRGGRRERCDYHMGPTYQFT
- the LOC120668288 gene encoding uncharacterized protein LOC120668288, with amino-acid sequence MASAAAGSWSKRWIRPEVWPLFFATGTAVGICGMQLIRNITGNPEVRVLKEKRAAGVLENHDEGKRYSQHGFRKFIDGRKPEIMENLNSWMADPPK